The following are encoded together in the Schistocerca americana isolate TAMUIC-IGC-003095 chromosome 6, iqSchAmer2.1, whole genome shotgun sequence genome:
- the LOC124619862 gene encoding GTP-binding protein Rit2-like, producing MGIADDSRGVSQGRPETTRGGLRVYKIVVLGDGGVGKSALTLQFVNHRFLDYRDPTIEDAYQQQAVIDGEASQLDILDTAGQVEFTAVRDQYMRCGEGFMICYSVTDRHSFQEAVEYRKLINRVRASEDIPLVLVGNKFDLQHQRKVSPEEGRALAAQFGCPFYETSAALRHFVDDAFHTLAREIRLKERDRRHTTTKLNKHSRWRRLRSILAIVFRRKRNFSQ from the coding sequence ATGGGCATTGCTGATGATAGCAGAGGTGTATCACAAGGTCGACCCGAAACTACAAGAGGTGGATTAAGAGTGTACAAAATAGTGGTATTGGGAGACGGGGGGGTTGGGAAATCAGCTCTAACTCTACAGTTCGTCAACCATAGGTTTTTGGATTATCGCGACCCAACTATTGAAGATGCATACCAACAACAAGCTGTAATTGATGGTGAAGCATCACAACTGGATATACTGGATACTGCGGGCCAGGTGGAGTTCACTGCTGTGAGAGATCAGTATATGAGATGTGGGGAAGGTTTTATGATATGTTATTCTGTAACTGACAGACACAGCTTCCAGGAAGCTGTTGAGTACCGAAAGTTGATAAATCGTGTAAGAGCCTCTGAAGATATTCCTCTAGTGCTTGTCGGAAATAAATTTGATTTACAGCATCAGAGGAAGGTCTCACCAGAAGAAGGCCGTGCCTTGGCAGCCCAATTCGGGTGTCCATTCTACGAGACATCGGCAGCTTTACGACATTTTGTTGATGATGCGTTCCATACTTTAGCGCGTGAGATTCGACTCAAAGAACGTGACAGACGTCATACAACTACTAAACTGAATAAACACAGTCGATGGCGACGACTGCGCTCGATACTTGCCATCGTCTTTAGGCGTAAACGTAATTTCTCTCAGTAA